Proteins co-encoded in one Saccharomyces cerevisiae S288C chromosome II, complete sequence genomic window:
- the FZO1 gene encoding mitofusin (Mitofusin, involved in mitochondrial outer membrane fusion; mediates contacts between mitochondria and peroxisomes that regulate mitochondrial fusion; GTPase domain is required for auto-oligomerization and for efficient tethering, homotypic fusion and degradation of Fzo1p; role in mitochondrial genome maintenance; targeted for destruction by SCF-Mdm30p and the cytosolic ubiquitin-proteasome system; activity regulated by ubiquitination at conserved lysines and by deubiquitinases Ubp2p and Ubp12p) — MSEGKQQFKDSNKPHKDSTDQDDDAATIVPQTLTYSRNEGHFLGSNFHGVTDDRTTLFDGEEGRREDDLLPSLRSSNSKAHLISSQLSQWNYNNNRVLLKRSILKTQAFMDQLQEENNIRPIFIAANDEREKLHVLQLNIKLDGQYNTKEKNGFNIEKKALSKLFHSQIVSVTNHLNALKKRVDDVSSKVFITGDVNTGKSALCNSLLKQRLLPEDQLPCTNVFSEILEARENDGIEEVHAIPLNIAPTLKEAIDMYSIQNPKTYEIHTLKELPDLVPQNGKYALLKIYIKDDKRPASTSLLRNGTVDISLIDSPGLNMDSLQTAEVMSRQEEIDLVIFVVNAENQLTLSAKEFISLASREKKLMFFVVKKFDKIRDKQRCKELILKQIRDLSPETYKRAADFVHFVSKNGDELPHYHNENDNEDHGDRKPDDDPYSSSDPDPDFDSLEDSLRNFVLKKRSLSKLLPAKTYLSKLLSDIIMISKSNMKMYSEEEIKINEQLETLRPEILSARAKCNDLTTSVDQMAEQTITMTYNNTKEALLNALDVPLHEYPKYQGLGQIYDFIFSTEAFIANQIDESIGSSELFAKQKTDLLVKKIYEIGKNELGDDFMCERVFRSELMFRKRKHLIGKRLKVSLSITDLFAPTWKGFLSYLSWQKPVTAPLPDIEGQTNEGQIGLMKYLGLKNYPLTQYWSRPSLLFTSKIPTLTLYFLGSTKVVGNIILNGIKLSSWSSLKKLSVPVIVVGSLLGLTYLIHDLPRALPMNLSIKYKRKLQELDYIHLNAQRTSNEVRDVLRVPTREILRSCEIIMDKKQITKKELENKKESNLLSIKFFQSLYEGTVAQKLMVEEINLDID, encoded by the coding sequence ATGTCTGAAGGAAAACAACAATTCAAAGACAGCAATAAACCGCACAAGGACTCCACAGATCAGGACGATGATGCCGCCACAATAGTACCACAAACTCTTACTTACTCACGCAACGAAGGTCATTTTTTAGGCAGTAATTTCCATGGAGTAACTGATGACCGTACCACTTTGTTTGATGGTGAAGAGGGGCGTAGGGAGGATGATTTGTTGCCCTCATTGCGTTCCTCCAACTCAAAAGCACACTTAATTTCTTCACAACTTAGCCAGTGGAATTATAACAACAATAGAGTACTTTTAAAAAGATCTATATTAAAGACACAAGCTTTTATGGATCAActtcaagaagaaaataatattcgCCCGATTTTTATTGCTGCAAATGATGAACGGGAAAAATTACATGTTCTACAACTGAATATCAAGCTAGATGGTCAGTACAAtaccaaagaaaagaacgGTTTCAACATTGAGAAAAAAGCtttatcaaaattattTCACTCTCAGATCGTATCAGTGACAAATCATTTAAAcgctttgaaaaaaagagtgGATGACGTTTCATCTAAAGTATTCATCACAGGTGATGTAAATACTGGTAAATCAGCTCTTTGCAACTCTCTATTAAAGCAGCGTTTGCTACCTGAGGATCAGCTACCATGTACCAATGTATTTTCCGAAATACTAGAGGCTCGGGAAAATGACGGCATAGAGGAGGTTCATGCCATACCACTAAACATTGCTCCGACTCTCAAGGAAGCCATTGATATGTATTCAATACAAAATCCCAAGACTTATGAAATACACACTTTGAAAGAACTTCCCGATTTGGTTCCCCAAAACGGAAAATATGCTTTACTGAAGATTTACATAAAGGACGATAAAAGGCCTGCCTCTACTAGTCTATTAAGGAATGGTACTGTTGATATTTCATTAATTGACTCCCCTGGGTTGAACATGGACTCGTTACAAACCGCCGAAGTAATGTCCcgacaagaagaaatcgaCTTAGTTATATTTGTTGTCAATGCAGAGAACCAGCTAACACTATCTGCCAAGGAGTTTATTTCTTTAGCATCTCgtgagaaaaaattaatgttttttgttgtgaaaaaatttgacaaaATCAGGGACAAACAACGTTGTAAGGAGTTGATCCTAAAGCAAATCCGTGACCTGTCCCCAGAAACATATAAACGTGCAGCTGATTTTGTCCACTTTGTTTCCAAAAACGGAGATGAATTGCCACATTAtcataatgaaaatgacaaTGAAGATCATGGTGACCGAAAACCTGACGACGACCCATATTCTAGCAGCGATCCCGATCCGGATTTTGACAGTCTGGAAGATTCTCTACgcaattttgttttgaagaaaagatcacTTTCTAAATTGTTACCTGCCAAGACTTATCTATCGAAATTATTAAGCGATATAATAATGATCTCCAAATCTAATATGAAAATGTAtagtgaagaagaaataaaaattaacGAACAACTGGAAACATTGAGACCTGAAATTTTGAGCGCTAGAGCAAAGTGCAATGATTTAACAACTTCCGTTGATCAAATGGCCGAGCAAACAATTACAATGACTTATAACAATACTAAAGAAGCACTTCTCAATGCGTTGGATGTTCCGCTACACGAATATCCGAAATATCAGGGCCTCGGTCAAATTTATGACTTCATATTTTCAACAGAAGCGTTCATAGCAAATCAGATTGATGAGTCAATAGGATCAAGTGAATTATTTGCCAAGCAAAAGACAGATTTActggtaaaaaaaatttatgagattggaaaaaatgaacTTGGTGATGATTTCATGTGTGAACGTGTTTTCAGAAGCGAACTAATGTTTAGAAAAAGGAAGCATTTGATAGGAAAAAGGCTTAAAGTATCTTTGTCAATAACTGATTTGTTTGCTCCAACTTGGAAAGGCTTTTTGTCTTACTTAAGCTGGCAGAAACCTGTCACAGCACCACTGCCGGATATAGAAGGACAAACTAACGAGGGTCAGATTGGCCTAATGAAGTATTTGggtttgaaaaattatccTTTGACACAATATTGGTCAAGACCATCATTGCTCTTCACATCAAAAATTCCCACTCTAACGCTGTACTTTCTAGGAAGTACAAAGGTTGTGGGGAACATTATATTAAACGGCATTAAATTATCGTCGTGGAGCTCACTCAAGAAGTTATCAGTTCCGGTTATAGTGGTAGGTTCCTTGTTGGGACTTACGTATTTAATTCATGACCTCCCCCGTGCCTTACCAATGAATCTTTCCATTaaatacaaaagaaagttgCAAGAACTGGATTACATTCATCTTAACGCTCAAAGAACCTCAAATGAAGTACGTGATGTTTTGCGTGTACCTACACGTGAAATTCTAAGGTCGTGTGAAATAATTATGgataaaaaacaaatcaCTAAgaaagaattggaaaacaaaaaagaaagtaaCTTGTTGTCAATCAAATTCTTCCAATCTCTATACGAAGGAACCGTGGCTCAAAAATTGATGgtggaagaaataaatttaGACATCGATTAG
- the DTR1 gene encoding Dtr1p (Putative dityrosine transporter of the major facilitator superfamily; member of the 12-spanner drug:H(+) antiporter DHA1 family; required for spore wall synthesis; sequence similarity to QDR1 and QDR3, and the triple mutant dtr1 qdr1 qdr3 exhibits reduced dityrosine fluorescence relative to the single mutants; expressed during sporulation): protein MGSEPFQKKNLGLQINSQESGTTRSTFHSLEDLGDDVINESWDQVNQKRANIDHDVFHEHPDSSPSLSAQKAKTKEEEVAVKSSNSQSRDPSPDTQAHIPYTYFSKDQRLIIFGIIIFIGFLGPMSGNIYIPALPLLQREYDVSATTINATVSVFMAVFSVGPLFWGALADFGGRKFLYMVSLSLMLIVNILLAAVPVNIAALFVLRIFQAFASSSVISLGAGTVTDVVPPKHRGKAIAYFMMGPNMGPIIAPIVAGLILMKGNYWRWLFGFTSIMTGIALILVTALLPETLRCIVGNGDPKWGDKKDERENNESPFFEGNKISHRRLFPDIGIRKPVNNDAFFQENFPKPPKAGLTLYWKMIKCPPIIITSVSTALLFSSYYAFSVTFSYYLEHDYRFTMLEIGAAYVCPGVAMLLGSQSGGHLSDYLRSRWIKSHPKKKFPAEFRLLLNLIGILLTICGTIGYGWAIFFHYHFVVLLVFSALTAFGMTWCSNTSMTYLTELFPKRAAGTVAVSSFFRNVGAAISSAIILQLCNAMGIGWCFTGLGLCSSISLIGILYLLIFQRKYTAKEF, encoded by the coding sequence ATGGGAAGCGAACCGtttcagaaaaagaatttggGTCTGCAAATTAATTCGCAAGAAAGTGGAACAACCCGCTCAACATTTCATTCGCTAGAAGATCTAGGAGATGATGTAATTAATGAAAGCTGGGATCAGGTGAACCAAAAGAGAGCCAATATAGATCATGATGTCTTTCATGAGCACCCTGACTCTTCCCCATCATTGTCAGCACAGAaagcaaaaacaaaagaagaggaagttGCTGTAAAGTCATCGAACTCCCAGTCAAGAGACCCTTCTCCTGATACTCAAGCACATATTCCATATACTTATTTTTCCAAGGATCAAAGACTAATCATTTTTGgaattatcatttttataGGATTTTTGGGCCCAATGTCTGgaaacatatatataccGGCTTTACCATTGCTGCAAAGGGAATATGATGTAAGtgcaacaacaataaacGCTACAGTTTCTGTATTTATGGCTGTTTTTTCCGTTGGTCCATTGTTTTGGGGCGCACTGGCGGATTTTGGTGGAAGGAAATTCTTATATATGGTGTCGTTATCACTAATGTTAATTGTTAATATACTTTTGGCCGCTGTACCAGTCAATATTGCTGCCCTTTTTGTTTTAAGAATTTTCCAAGCTTTCGCTTCCAGCTCTGTGATTTCTCTGGGAGCTGGCACTGTAACAGACGTTGTTCCTCCAAAACACAGGGGAAAGGCCATAGCGTATTTCATGATGGGTCCAAACATGGGTCCTATTATAGCACCCATTGTTGCTGGGCTTATTTTAATGAAAGGAAATTACTGGAGATGGCTTTTTGGTTTCACTTCTATCATGACAGGAATAGCATTGATCTTGGTTACTGCTTTACTTCCAGAAACGCTACGTTGTATAGTTGGTAATGGAGACCCTAAATGGGGTGACAAAAAAGATGAACGTGAAAATAACGAATCTCCATTCTTCGAAGGTAATAAAATATCACATCGGCGTCTGTTCCCAGACATTGGTATCCGTAAACCAGTCAATAATGATGCTTTcttccaagaaaattttccaaagcCGCCTAAAGCAGGTTTGACACTATATTGGAAAATGATTAAATGTCCTCCAATAATAATCACGTCCGTCAGTACTGCACTCCTGTTCTCCAGTTACTATGCGTTCAGCGTCACGTTTTCGTATTACCTTGAACATGACTACCGTTTTACTATGTTAGAAATTGGTGCTGCTTATGTCTGCCCAGGTGTAGCTATGTTACTAGGATCTCAATCTGGTGGGCACCTCTCAGATTATCTTCGTTCACGCTGGATCAAAAGTCATcctaaaaagaaattcccGGCAGAGTTTCGTTTATTACTGAACCTAATTGGAATTTTACTAACAATATGTGGCACAATAGGATACGGATGGGCaatcttctttcattatcattttgTGGttcttttagttttttccGCTCTCACTGCCTTTGGTATGACCTGGTGCAGCAACACATCAATGACATATTTAACTGAGTTATTCCCCAAAAGAGCTGCTGGAACTGTTGCTGTTAGTAGTTTCTTTCGAAATGTGGGCGCTGCCATTAGTTCCGCTATCATTTTACAGCTCTGTAACGCAATGGGAATTGGATGGTGTTTTACAGGGCTCGGTCTCTGCAgttcaatttcattgattGGTATATTATATCttctcatttttcaaagaaaatatactgCCAAAGAATTTTAA
- the RPS6B gene encoding 40S ribosomal protein eS6 RPS6B (Protein component of the small (40S) ribosomal subunit; homologous to mammalian ribosomal protein S6, no bacterial homolog; phosphorylated on S233 by Ypk3p in a TORC1-dependent manner, and on S232 in a TORC1/2-dependent manner by Ypk1/2/3p; RPS6B has a paralog, RPS6A, that arose from the whole genome duplication) produces the protein MKLNISYPVNGSQKTFEIDDEHRIRVFFDKRIGQEVDGEAVGDEFKGYVFKISGGNDKQGFPMKQGVLLPTRIKLLLTKNVSCYRPRRDGERKRKSVRGAIVGPDLAVLALVIVKKGEQELEGLTDTTVPKRLGPKRANNIRKFFGLSKEDDVRDFVIRREVTKGEKTYTKAPKIQRLVTPQRLQRKRHQRALKVRNAQAQREAAAEYAQLLAKRLSERKAEKAEIRKRRASSLKA, from the exons ATGAAG TTGAACATTTCTTACCCAGTCAACGGGTCTCAAAAGACCTTcgaaattgatgatgaacaCCGTATTCGTGTTTTCTTCGACAAGAGAATCGGTCAAGAAGTCGATGGTGAAGCCGTTGGTGATGAATTCAAGGGCTACGTCTTCAAGATCTCTGGTGGTAACGACAAACAAGGTTTCCCAATGAAGCAAGGTGTTTTGTTGCCAACTAGAATCAAGTTGTTGTTGACCAAGAACGTTTCTTGTTACAGACCAAGACGTGATGgtgaaagaaagagaaagtcCGTCAGAGGTGCCATTGTTGGTCCAGATTTGGCTGTCTTGGCTTTGGTCATTGTCAAGAAGGGTGAACAAGAATTGGAAGGTCTAACTGACACTACTGTTCCAAAGAGATTGGGTCCAAAGAGAGCTAACAACATCAGAAAGTTCTTCGGTTTGTCCAAGGAAGATGACGTTCGTGATTTCGTCATCAGAAGAGAAGTCACCAAGGGTGAAAAGACTTACACCAAGGCTCCAAAGATCCAAAGATTGGTTACTCCTCAAAGATTGCAAAGAAAGAGACACCAAAGAGCTTTGAAGGTCAGAAACGCTCAAGCTCAAAGAGAAGCTGCTGCCGAATACGCTCAATTGTTGGCTAAGAGATTGTCTGAAAGAAAGGCTGAAAAGGCCGAAATCAGAAAGAGAAgagcttcttctttgaaggCTTAA